A portion of the Chondrinema litorale genome contains these proteins:
- a CDS encoding PAS domain-containing sensor histidine kinase — MRTEMQILAEKLETHRFELDLSVRELQETNQSLKEREEYLYNMIEHASEGIMTVNRLGLIVSANTVVCNLLGYDNYSLIGKPLNLFLNESTKRDFTSFLTQGGESNLHFKAETLLNHKLDKATIPVQLSINALKNSKDKKFLVILTDLSQIKKIQKDLDQEKAEKEALLKINEELDQFVYRVSHDLRAPLASSIGLIELAKNEPDRDKIAEYLDLQKKNLLRLEDFIGNILAFSRNSRNEITRNKISFQDIVSDLMEQFSFSEAASKVVFHTSICQTSDFVSDQMRVKIILSNLISNAIKYSDPTKDENIINLEIKVDENFGKIKISDNGIGIQQEYHEKIFQPFFRATDYNTGSGVGLALVKEAVSKIMGSVLVSSEYRKGTTFTLHIPSLK; from the coding sequence ATGAGAACGGAAATGCAAATACTAGCTGAAAAGCTGGAAACACACCGTTTTGAGCTGGATTTGAGCGTTCGGGAACTGCAGGAGACCAACCAGTCTTTGAAAGAAAGAGAGGAGTACCTCTACAATATGATAGAACATGCCTCAGAGGGCATTATGACTGTAAACAGATTAGGATTGATTGTTTCTGCCAATACAGTTGTATGCAACCTTTTAGGTTATGATAACTATTCCTTAATTGGAAAACCACTTAACCTGTTTTTAAATGAATCTACAAAACGGGACTTTACTAGCTTTTTAACTCAAGGAGGTGAAAGTAATCTCCATTTTAAAGCAGAAACATTACTAAATCATAAGTTAGACAAGGCCACTATACCTGTTCAACTTTCTATAAATGCATTAAAAAACTCTAAGGATAAAAAATTTCTGGTGATCTTGACAGATTTAAGCCAGATTAAAAAGATACAAAAAGACCTTGATCAGGAAAAAGCTGAGAAAGAAGCATTACTGAAGATTAATGAAGAATTAGATCAGTTTGTTTACAGAGTTTCACACGATTTAAGAGCCCCTTTGGCTTCTTCGATTGGTTTAATAGAACTAGCCAAAAATGAGCCTGACAGGGATAAAATTGCGGAATATCTTGATTTACAGAAAAAGAACCTACTAAGACTCGAAGATTTTATTGGGAACATTCTCGCATTTTCGAGAAATTCCCGAAATGAAATTACGCGTAACAAAATTTCTTTTCAGGATATTGTGAGTGATTTAATGGAGCAATTCTCTTTTAGTGAAGCGGCTTCTAAAGTAGTTTTCCATACTTCTATTTGCCAAACATCTGATTTTGTGAGCGATCAAATGAGAGTAAAAATAATTTTAAGTAATCTTATTTCGAATGCTATTAAATACAGCGATCCTACAAAAGACGAAAACATTATAAACCTTGAAATTAAGGTAGATGAAAACTTTGGTAAGATAAAAATATCAGATAACGGTATTGGAATTCAACAAGAATACCACGAAAAAATATTCCAGCCATTTTTTAGAGCTACAGACTACAATACCGGTTCTGGTGTTGGTTTAGCTTTGGTAAAAGAGGCTGTTAGCAAAATTATGGGTAGTGTGTTAGTCTCTTCTGAATACAGAAAAGGAACCACTTTTACCCTGCATATACCATCTTTAAAGTGA
- a CDS encoding hydroxymethylglutaryl-CoA reductase has translation MTIIPSLILKQLYTNGSLENTSSGYRFGLKNRLSDCKIIEIKAIIIDGTLINDEAVLVDLEEGGKLGINDITAANPIEFPLKRKMNVLVSGEPLEEGKYKIEIKFEVKPFGKLTLKVEDSITSGDEDIIRIPRDETDDYSDEAIKKRQGFVEAFTGVKMEHTASYSFDPHLTQGNIEHFSGVAQIPLGLAGPILINGEHAQGEFLIPMATSEGTLVASYNRGIKVMNLSGGATVTVVGDAMQRAPVFVFENARKCREFVAWVNDNMDEIRDHAEATSSIAKLLYIDPYLSNKFVYLRFNYSTGDAAGQNMVGRATFAACSWILDHYSDGITNFYLESNFATDKKASQINVMRTRGKRVIAECTVKRDVLIQHMRVEPEKLNYHSNIATLGAFFCGANNNGAHSPNAITAMFIATGQDVANVAESSAGIFYSELTPEGDLYLSLTIPSLIVATFGGGTALPTQQECLRILGCDGKNKVNKLAEIVAAVALAGEISLGSAISSSDWVSSHEKYGRNR, from the coding sequence ATGACTATTATCCCCAGTCTTATACTGAAGCAGCTATACACGAATGGTAGCCTAGAAAATACTTCAAGTGGTTATCGCTTTGGATTAAAAAACAGGCTAAGTGATTGTAAAATCATTGAGATTAAAGCTATTATTATTGATGGTACATTAATAAATGATGAGGCAGTTTTAGTTGATCTGGAAGAAGGGGGAAAGCTGGGAATAAACGATATAACTGCGGCAAACCCTATCGAATTTCCTTTAAAAAGAAAGATGAATGTGTTGGTAAGTGGAGAGCCATTAGAAGAAGGAAAATACAAAATAGAAATTAAGTTTGAGGTAAAACCATTTGGTAAACTTACCTTAAAAGTAGAAGATTCCATTACCAGTGGTGATGAAGATATTATCCGCATCCCACGTGATGAAACCGATGACTATAGCGACGAAGCAATAAAAAAGCGACAAGGTTTTGTAGAAGCTTTTACAGGGGTAAAAATGGAGCATACTGCTTCTTATTCATTTGATCCTCACCTCACACAAGGAAATATAGAGCATTTTAGTGGAGTAGCTCAAATCCCTTTAGGGCTTGCTGGACCTATACTCATCAATGGAGAACACGCACAAGGCGAGTTTTTAATACCAATGGCCACTTCAGAGGGAACTTTGGTTGCCTCTTATAATAGAGGTATAAAAGTGATGAACTTAAGTGGAGGTGCGACAGTAACAGTAGTGGGAGATGCCATGCAAAGGGCACCAGTTTTTGTTTTTGAAAATGCCAGAAAGTGTAGGGAGTTTGTTGCTTGGGTAAACGATAATATGGATGAAATAAGAGATCATGCAGAGGCGACTTCTAGTATTGCTAAATTGCTGTATATCGATCCTTATTTGAGTAACAAGTTTGTTTACTTGCGCTTTAATTATTCTACAGGCGATGCTGCCGGGCAAAATATGGTAGGCAGAGCAACTTTTGCGGCGTGTAGCTGGATTCTCGATCATTACTCAGACGGAATCACAAATTTTTATTTGGAGTCTAACTTCGCAACCGATAAAAAAGCATCTCAAATTAATGTAATGAGAACACGTGGTAAAAGGGTAATTGCTGAGTGTACAGTAAAGAGAGATGTGTTAATCCAACATATGCGTGTTGAGCCAGAAAAGCTAAATTACCACTCAAACATTGCTACTTTAGGTGCCTTTTTCTGTGGGGCAAATAATAATGGAGCGCATTCACCCAATGCGATTACAGCCATGTTTATTGCTACAGGGCAAGATGTAGCCAATGTGGCTGAGTCTTCAGCCGGGATTTTTTATTCGGAATTAACCCCAGAAGGAGATTTATATCTGTCTCTTACAATTCCATCGCTCATAGTAGCAACTTTTGGTGGGGGTACGGCCCTGCCAACTCAGCAAGAGTGTTTGAGAATATTAGGTTGCGACGGTAAAAATAAAGTAAATAAACTGGCAGAAATTGTAGCAGCTGTAGCTCTTGCCGGTGAGATTTCACTCGGCTCAGCAATTTCGTCTTCAGATTGGGTTTCTAGCCACGAGAAATATGGCAGAAATAGATAA
- a CDS encoding magnesium chelatase, giving the protein MNYTDIPHEKLKQIKTLSELKSAGYTPKTIKQELRDNLIAKLKSKEPVFEGIHGYEDTVIPEIQRAILSMHDINLLGLRGQAKTRLARMMIELLDEYIPVIEGSELTDDPLKPLSRFGRDLIKEKGDHTPITWMHRSERYAEKLATPDVSVADLVGDVDPIKAASLQLPYSDERVIHYGLIPRSNRCIFVINELPDLQARIQVALFNILQEGDIQIRGFKLRLPLDIQFVFTANPEDYTNRGSIVTPLKDRIDSQIITHYPKNLEIGKKITQQEAKIKTEQKSLVESNEIAKDMIEQIALEARKSEYIDEKSGVSARLTISAYENLISSAERRALINGESKTSIRVSDFWGVIPSITGKVELVYEGEQEGAGIVAQNLIGKAIRNQFIQYFPDPEKEKKKKNDSIYKSLFDWFGDGETVDILNDASNSEYKKALFEIPGLKEMVKKKFSDKTEDEKLFLMEFALHGLAEYSMLSKKFLISKTSFSDLLSSMFSMPSDFEDDDED; this is encoded by the coding sequence ATGAATTATACAGATATCCCACATGAAAAGCTAAAGCAGATTAAAACACTTAGTGAATTAAAATCTGCAGGCTACACACCAAAAACTATCAAACAAGAACTACGAGACAATCTTATTGCTAAACTAAAATCAAAAGAACCTGTTTTTGAAGGTATACACGGCTATGAAGATACAGTAATTCCAGAAATACAAAGGGCAATTCTTTCCATGCACGACATTAACCTGCTTGGTTTAAGAGGTCAGGCTAAAACCAGACTTGCTCGTATGATGATAGAACTATTAGATGAATATATTCCGGTAATTGAAGGCTCTGAGCTAACAGACGATCCGCTAAAACCACTTTCAAGATTCGGTAGAGATTTAATAAAAGAAAAAGGAGACCACACACCCATAACTTGGATGCATCGCAGTGAAAGGTATGCTGAAAAACTGGCCACGCCAGATGTATCTGTGGCAGACCTTGTAGGTGATGTAGACCCAATTAAAGCAGCAAGTCTACAACTTCCTTATTCCGATGAAAGAGTAATACACTATGGATTAATTCCGAGGTCTAACAGGTGTATTTTTGTAATTAATGAGTTACCAGATTTACAAGCGAGAATACAAGTAGCCCTGTTTAATATTTTGCAAGAAGGCGATATTCAAATTAGAGGGTTTAAACTCAGGCTTCCATTAGATATTCAGTTTGTATTTACTGCAAACCCAGAAGATTATACAAACAGAGGTAGTATTGTAACTCCGCTAAAAGATAGGATTGATAGCCAGATTATTACACACTACCCTAAAAATCTTGAAATAGGTAAAAAAATTACCCAACAGGAAGCCAAGATTAAAACTGAGCAAAAAAGTTTGGTTGAGAGCAATGAGATTGCCAAAGACATGATCGAACAAATTGCTTTAGAAGCCCGAAAAAGTGAATATATCGACGAGAAAAGTGGAGTTTCGGCAAGGTTAACAATCTCCGCATATGAAAACCTCATTAGCTCTGCAGAAAGAAGAGCGCTGATTAATGGTGAGTCTAAAACCAGTATTCGCGTTTCTGATTTTTGGGGTGTAATACCTTCTATTACAGGAAAAGTTGAGCTTGTATACGAAGGTGAACAAGAAGGTGCAGGAATTGTAGCTCAAAACCTAATTGGAAAAGCCATCAGAAATCAGTTTATCCAATACTTTCCAGATCCAGAAAAAGAAAAGAAAAAGAAGAATGACAGCATTTATAAAAGCCTATTCGATTGGTTTGGAGACGGAGAAACGGTAGACATACTCAACGATGCTAGTAATAGTGAGTACAAAAAAGCACTATTTGAAATTCCAGGTTTGAAAGAGATGGTTAAAAAGAAATTCTCAGATAAAACCGAAGATGAGAAGCTCTTTTTAATGGAATTTGCCTTACACGGTCTTGCAGAATACTCTATGTTAAGCAAGAAATTCTTGATAAGTAAAACATCTTTCTCCGATTTACTAAGCAGTATGTTTTCTATGCCATCTGACTTTGAAGATGACGACGAAGATTAA
- a CDS encoding HAD family hydrolase, with translation MRDSKKKIIVFDLDETLIHATKQKLGVEADFQYQDYYVYKRPYILEFLESCSKLCHIAIWSSAEDSYVKGIVNELIGNAIELEFVWGRSECWMKIVKVEDELTGLKKKEYQFIKPLEKIRRKGFKMKNLLIIDDSLYKVTDNPENYFIIKPFEGNCEDNELKFLESYLKILEQKGDFKIVDRVGWKNLCLPD, from the coding sequence ATGAGAGATTCCAAAAAGAAAATTATAGTTTTTGATTTGGATGAAACTTTAATTCATGCAACAAAACAGAAACTTGGTGTAGAAGCAGATTTTCAATATCAAGATTACTATGTCTACAAAAGGCCTTATATACTGGAGTTTTTGGAGTCTTGTAGTAAGCTTTGCCATATTGCTATTTGGTCTTCAGCAGAAGATAGTTATGTGAAAGGTATTGTAAATGAGTTAATTGGGAATGCGATTGAACTCGAATTTGTGTGGGGAAGGTCTGAATGTTGGATGAAAATTGTAAAAGTGGAAGATGAGCTTACAGGTTTAAAAAAGAAAGAATATCAATTTATTAAGCCTTTAGAGAAAATAAGAAGAAAGGGTTTTAAGATGAAAAATCTGCTCATTATAGACGATTCTCTTTATAAGGTGACAGATAATCCGGAAAATTACTTTATTATAAAACCCTTTGAAGGTAATTGTGAAGATAACGAGTTGAAATTTTTAGAAAGTTATCTTAAAATATTAGAACAAAAAGGTGATTTTAAGATAGTAGATAGAGTAGGGTGGAAAAATTTATGCCTACCAGATTAA
- a CDS encoding YggS family pyridoxal phosphate-dependent enzyme, with protein MNETELIRNLDQIKIELDGTGCKLIAVSKTKPVEILTAAYQAGIRIFGENKVQEMVQKHEVLPKDIEWHMIGHLQTNKVKLIAPFVSLIHSVDSIKLLKEINKRAAQNNRIIDCLFQIHIAEEETKFGLNEAELFELIESDEFNSMENIRMKGLMGMATNTTDYEQVRKEFTALKDLFNKTGSKYVADNLDFTELSMGMSNDYRIALKEGSTMIRVGSLIFGERNYNN; from the coding sequence ATGAACGAAACAGAATTAATAAGAAATCTGGACCAAATAAAAATAGAACTGGACGGTACAGGCTGTAAATTAATTGCAGTAAGTAAAACCAAACCAGTTGAAATTCTTACCGCAGCCTATCAGGCAGGTATTAGAATCTTTGGAGAGAACAAGGTTCAGGAGATGGTGCAGAAACACGAAGTATTACCAAAAGATATAGAGTGGCATATGATTGGTCATTTGCAAACTAACAAAGTGAAGCTAATCGCTCCTTTTGTTAGCTTAATACATTCTGTAGATAGCATAAAACTTTTAAAAGAAATTAATAAAAGAGCAGCTCAGAATAATCGTATTATTGATTGCCTTTTCCAAATTCATATAGCTGAAGAAGAAACCAAATTTGGCTTGAATGAAGCTGAGCTTTTTGAGTTAATTGAAAGTGATGAGTTTAATAGTATGGAAAACATCCGTATGAAAGGCTTAATGGGTATGGCGACTAACACAACAGATTACGAACAGGTAAGAAAAGAATTTACAGCTTTAAAAGACCTTTTTAATAAAACAGGCAGTAAATACGTAGCTGATAACCTAGATTTTACTGAGTTATCTATGGGAATGAGCAACGACTATAGAATTGCGCTAAAAGAAGGTAGCACGATGATTCGCGTAGGAAGCCTTATTTTCGGTGAAAGAAATTACAATAATTAA